From a region of the Primulina eburnea isolate SZY01 chromosome 7, ASM2296580v1, whole genome shotgun sequence genome:
- the LOC140836389 gene encoding eukaryotic translation initiation factor 5-like, with translation MALQNIGASNSDDAFYRYKMPKMITKIEGRGNGIKTNIVNMVDIAKSLARPASYTTKHFGCELGAQSKFDEKSGTSLVNGAHDTAKLAGLLEIFIKKYVQCYGCGNPETEILITKNLMIQLKCAACGFVSDVDMRDKLTSFIVKNPPEPKKGSKDKKTLRRAEKERLKEGEAADEELKKLKKDTKKKGSSKEGRSNDSSSRKKVGSSDEEHNSPPRTAQQEEDSQDDDIQWQTDTSMEAAQQRIIEQLTSATADMVMLSTNEKEKRPKATDRALDSSRTALATKDKTKTKNGKTNHEKLVEGMRENISGKDANKFQSYLGTLSGSSSQEVMTALYEALLEGVDKGFAKEIAKKTRYLTAAFAQNENSQLLLLRAIEEFSKKPNPYAAKEVALVLKVLYDADISDEENIMQWYDEGIAGSNSDSALWKNAKPFIDWLQNADSESEEE, from the coding sequence ATGGCTTTGCAAAATATAGGTGCCAGCAATAGTGACGATGCCTTCTATAGGTATAAGATGCCCAAGATGATTACCAAGATAGAGGGCCGTGGAAATGGGATCAAAACCAACATTGTTAACATGGTTGACATCGCAAAGTCTTTGGCCAGGCCAGCTTCATACACCACTAAACATTTTGGTTGTGAACTCGGAGCTCAATCTAAGTTTGATGAAAAATCTGGGACCTCCCTCGTGAATGGAGCACATGACACTGCCAAGCTTGCTGGTCTTCTAGAGATCTTCATCAAGAAGTACGTGCAGTGCTATGGTTGTGGAAACCCTGAAACCGAGATCCTAATTACCAAAAATCTGATGATCCAACTGAAATGTGCGGCTTGTGGTTTTGTTTCTGATGTTGACATGCGGGACAAGCTCACATCTTTCATAGTAAAGAATCCTCCTGAACCTAAGAAGGGATCAAAAGACAAGAAAACTCTAAGGAGGGCTGAAAAGGAGCGACTCAAGGAAGGTGAAGCTGCAGATGAGGAGCTGAAAAAGCTTAAGAAAGACACCAAGAAAAAAGGTTCTTCAAAGGAAGGGCGGTCAAACGACAGCTCCAGCAGAAAGAAAGTAGGAAGTTCGGATGAGGAACACAATTCGCCTCCTCGAACGGCTCAGCAGGAAGAGGATTCCCAAGATGATGATATTCAGTGGCAAACTGACACTTCAATGGAAGCGGCTCAACAACGCATTATAGAGCAACTTACTTCTGCCACAGCTGACATGGTGATGCTTTCTACCAACGAAAAAGAGAAAAGGCCCAAGGCGACTGATCGAGCACTTGATAGTTCAAGAACTGCTTTAGCCACCAAGGATAAGACTAAGACCAAGAATGGGAAGACAAATCATGAGAAACTTGTCGAGGGGATGAGAGAAAATATTAGTGGAAAGGATGCTAAcaaattccaatcctatttaggaacactttcggGCTCTTCTTCTCAGGAAGTGATGACTGCTCTGTATGAGGCACTCCTCGAGGGTGTTGATAAAGGCTTTGCGAAGGAGATTGCCAAGAAAACAAGGTATCTTACTGCTGCGTTTGCTCAGAATGAGAATTCACAATTGCTTTTGCTACGAGCTATTGAAGAATTCAGCAAGAAGCCCAACCCATATGCAGCTAAGGAAGTGGCCCTTGTTTTGAAAGTTCTGTATGATGCTGACATCTCTGATGAAGAAAACATCATGCAGTGGTATGACGAAGGAATCGCTGGAAGCAACAGTGACTCTGCTCTGTGGAAGAATGCTAAACCTTTCATTGATTGGCTCCAAAATGCCGATTCAGAAAGTGAGGAGGAATAA
- the LOC140836390 gene encoding uncharacterized protein gives MAVSHLPLPLLLEPTETFFNSTSFFIQSTSLLPIVLSSASSRKIKLRNIPLSPKFLRPSVKVKSKPEESEASLEANTFTEFKQLLLPVIDRNPRLSEGTKQATATTAALAKKYGAEITVIVIDEKEKESLSEHDTQLASIRWHLSEGGYQEFKLLERLGEGNKPTAILGEVADEMNMDLVVMSMEAIHSKHIDANLLVEFIPCPVLLLPL, from the exons ATGGCCGTCTCGCACTTGCCGCTTCCACTTCTTCTCGAACCCACAGAAACCTTCTTCAATTCTACTTCCTTCTTCATTCAATCCACTTCTTTGCTTCCAATAGTTCTGTCTTCTGCTTCTTCGAGGAAGATTAAACTCCGTAATATTCCACTCTCCCCCAAGTTTTTGAGGCCCTCGGTCAAAG TAAAGTCAAAACCAGAGGAATCTGAAGCCAGTCTTGAAGCAAATACCTTTACCGAGTTCAAGCAGTTGCTCCTACCTGTTATAGATCGTAACCCTCGCCTCTCTGAGGGTACAAAGCAG GCCACGGCTACCACTGCTGCTTTGGCAAAGAAATATGGGGCTGAGATTACAGTTATAG TCATTGATGAAAAGGAGAAGGAATCACTCTCAGAACATGATACTCAGCTAGCCAGCATTCGATGGCATTTATCTGAAG GTGGCTACCAAGAATTCAAGCTGTTGGAGCGACTTGGGGAAGGAAACAAGCCAACAGCTATTCTTGGAGAGGTTGCTGATGAGATGAACATGGATCTTGTTGTTATGAGCATGGAGGCCATCCATTCCAAACATATAGATGCAAACTTGTTGGTTGAGTTCATTCCTTGCCCTGTGTTACTTTTGCCACTATGA
- the LOC140835944 gene encoding zinc finger CCCH domain-containing protein 14-like, with amino-acid sequence MQKKSCANDDFADADQKSSAASSAFAAPIHFSRCNPFVLPLSPTCMNSNASSYSALFQNCFPNSTSDTSSFDGDGAPADRKGFSSGSILEYQQLYNRYTLCLAQLHDSIAEADSLRLENDALRLSNADLSNRVAVLFSCDRFLCEFNRLNVASPSTAPRASHIAPPQALSEHNRVERKNTERVALPQSISVRSTGYLKINHCSGTETTRRKPASQSIPESQRVCVPLSKKEEEALEFDVYSQGMFKTELCDKWQETGTCPHGENCRFAHGINELRPVIRHPRYKTEVCRKVLTGDVCEYDRRCHFRHSLTEQERLMAATTPR; translated from the exons ATGCAGAAGAAGAGTTGTGCGAATGATGATTTCGCCGACGCTGACCAGAAGTCATCCGCGGCCTCCTCGGCTTTTGCGGCGCCGATACATTTCTCGAGGTGCAATCCGTTTGTTTTACCTTTGTCGCCCACCTGCATGAACTCCAATGCATCATCCTATTCCGCGCTATTTCAGAACTGCTTTCCGAATTCTACTTCCGACACCTCCTCTTTCGACGGAGACGGCGCTCCCGCTGACAGGAAAGGCTTCAGTTCCGGCAGCATTCTCGAGTACCAGCAGCTTTACAACCGTTACACACTCTGCCTTGCTCAGCTTCACGATTCCATCGCGGAAGCTGACTCACTACGTCTGGAGAATGATGCTCTCCGCCTCTCCAACGCCGATCTCTCTAACCGTGTAGCTGTACTCTTCTCTTGCGATCGCTTTCTCTGTGAATTCAACCGCCTCAACGTCGCTTCCCCCTCCACAGCTCCGCGTGCTTCTCACATCGCCCCTCCTCAAGCTCTTTCTGAACATAATCGTGTCGAGCGGAAGAATACAGAAAGAGTGGCTCTTCCACAGAGCATTTCTGTGCGTTCTACTGGTTATCTGAAGATAAATCATTGCTCCGGTACGGAGACAACTCGCCGAAAACCAGCGAGTCAATCTATTCCAGAATCA CAAAGAGTGTGTGTACCATTGTCGAAAAAGGAAGAAGAAGCACTGGAATTCGATGTGTACAGCCAAGGCATGTTCAAAACCGAGCTGTGTGACAAATGGCAGGAGACTGGCACCTGTCCACACGGGGAGAACTGCCGATTCGCCCACGGAATCAACGAGTTGAGGCCAGTGATCAGGCATCCACGATACAAAACTGAGGTTTGCCGAAAGGTGCTCACGGGCGACGTCTGCGAGTATGATCGCCGCTGCCACTTCCGCCACTCTCTTACCGAGCAGGAGCGCCTCATGGCAGCTACTACACCACGATGA